The following proteins are co-located in the Tardibacter chloracetimidivorans genome:
- the mazG gene encoding nucleoside triphosphate pyrophosphohydrolase, which translates to MPDKPTAADLQALCEVMRRLRDPENGCPWDVQQDFASIAPYTIEEAYEVADAIERRDLPALKDELGDLLLQVVYHSQMASEADAFSIDDVISAITHKMIRRHPHVFGEGESAGWENIKAAERASSSQHGALEGVALALPALKRAEKLQKRAARVGFDWPDANGPRDKVLEELQELDEAASHDHRIEEYGDLLFAMVNLGRHLAVDAESALRHANAKFTRRFQAMETLGGDGFADLSLEEKDRLWMEVKVREKRDAI; encoded by the coding sequence CGCCGCCGACCTTCAGGCCTTGTGCGAGGTGATGCGCCGCCTGCGCGATCCGGAGAATGGTTGCCCATGGGACGTGCAGCAGGATTTCGCCTCGATCGCGCCCTACACCATCGAAGAGGCCTATGAGGTGGCGGACGCCATAGAGCGCCGCGATCTGCCCGCGTTGAAAGACGAACTGGGCGACCTTCTGCTGCAGGTCGTCTATCACAGCCAGATGGCGTCGGAAGCCGATGCGTTTTCCATAGACGACGTGATTTCCGCGATCACCCACAAGATGATCCGCCGCCACCCGCATGTGTTCGGCGAGGGCGAAAGCGCGGGTTGGGAAAATATCAAGGCGGCCGAACGCGCCTCCTCAAGCCAGCACGGCGCGCTTGAAGGCGTGGCGCTGGCCCTGCCCGCGCTGAAACGCGCCGAAAAGCTCCAGAAGCGGGCGGCGCGCGTCGGGTTCGACTGGCCCGACGCCAACGGGCCTCGCGACAAGGTGCTGGAAGAGCTTCAGGAACTGGACGAGGCCGCATCCCACGATCACCGGATCGAGGAATATGGCGACCTGCTTTTCGCCATGGTCAACCTCGGGCGGCATCTGGCCGTCGACGCGGAAAGTGCGCTGCGCCATGCAAACGCCAAGTTCACCCGCCGCTTTCAGGCGATGGAGACGCTTGGCGGCGACGGATTTGCCGATCTTTCGCTTGAGGAAAAGGACCGGCTTTGGATGGAGGTCAAGGTGCGCGAGAAGCGCGACGCGATATAA